In Spirobacillus cienkowskii, a genomic segment contains:
- a CDS encoding ComEC/Rec2 family competence protein: protein MFFSCIIYVFLITISFGMPNSYSETVFIKKFINLSALIEQKAIYISQNLLEENLALNYLGNVRKLSFYEAIIFQNSGLMHLLAISGAQVVPLAQFVSTFIGSTLYLILNIKIKPHCLMILINQIKNINSLVIAFIICSLFGCSGALIRVVGLNYFSNIYFIKQQYTIFFKFFPYILSNTFIRLIVLSFMLFYFGNIFINFSFLLSAIGATSAEFSLRVSKKLVNKKNLIIQSISSTILTSLVIGIILFPFSETNIYNSCLANILASPIVCLLITPLSLSALILPDTIFFYDYIILNLDYSLFLLKKIALYFNNNNLIDPYKNSNILFTNIGVFYLNFILILLWLLSDFLKEKKMTLFKNKFLSS from the coding sequence ATGTTTTTTTCGTGCATTATTTATGTTTTTTTAATTACAATCAGTTTTGGCATGCCTAATTCTTATTCAGAAACAGTTTTTATTAAAAAATTTATAAATTTATCTGCTTTAATAGAGCAAAAAGCAATTTATATATCTCAAAACTTACTAGAAGAAAATTTGGCTTTAAATTACTTAGGCAATGTTAGAAAACTTAGCTTCTACGAAGCTATTATATTTCAAAATTCGGGTTTAATGCATTTATTAGCAATATCTGGCGCGCAAGTTGTCCCTTTAGCTCAATTTGTTAGTACATTCATTGGATCAACTTTATACTTAATTTTAAATATAAAAATTAAACCTCATTGTCTCATGATTTTAATCAACCAGATCAAAAATATCAATTCTCTTGTTATAGCATTTATAATTTGCAGCCTATTTGGGTGCAGTGGCGCATTAATTCGAGTTGTTGGATTAAATTATTTTTCAAATATTTATTTTATAAAACAACAGTATACAATATTTTTCAAATTTTTTCCTTACATTTTATCAAACACATTTATTAGATTAATTGTTCTTTCTTTTATGTTATTTTATTTTGGTAATATTTTTATTAATTTTTCATTTCTACTCTCTGCGATTGGAGCTACATCTGCAGAGTTTTCTTTAAGGGTATCAAAAAAACTAGTTAACAAAAAAAATTTAATTATTCAATCGATTTCATCAACCATTTTAACTTCCTTAGTTATTGGTATAATACTTTTTCCATTTTCTGAAACAAATATTTACAATTCTTGTTTAGCAAATATATTAGCTTCTCCAATTGTTTGTCTATTAATAACACCATTATCTTTATCAGCATTAATATTGCCTGATACAATATTTTTTTACGATTATATTATTTTAAATTTAGATTATTCTCTTTTTTTATTAAAAAAAATCGCCTTATACTTTAATAACAATAACTTAATCGATCCCTATAAAAACTCCAATATTTTATTTACAAATATCGGAGTTTTTTATTTAAACTTTATACTGATTTTACTTTGGTTATTATCTGATTTTTTAAAAGAAAAAAAGATGACTCTATTTAAAAATAAATTTCTTTCGTCATAA
- a CDS encoding acyl-CoA desaturase produces the protein MKLRQSANITKFSWRNFLWISIVHLIALTLSWYYFSWSAFIIFIVLHYLTGMYGITFGFHRLLSHKGFKAALPLEYTAAFFGTLACQGGPISWIGQHRVHHAFSDKSEDPHNINKGFWHSHIGFIFNRRADLNSSEEVAYYCPDIAKNKYYMFLEKNMIPIQFAVGFMLLGLGGIIGPNPGFDWHNAISVMIWGIFVRLVTVYHITWFVNSATHKWGTRPIPTNDESRNNWWVGILAFGEGWHNHHHAQPRSARHGWKWWQLDQTWLLIKSLEFFKLIKDVTLPNTSILNNSVQVAQNENSKLHKVTAKTGYNTKKII, from the coding sequence ATGAAATTAAGACAATCTGCTAACATAACAAAATTTAGCTGGCGAAATTTCCTATGGATTTCAATAGTTCACCTTATAGCCTTGACTTTGAGTTGGTACTACTTTTCGTGGTCTGCCTTTATCATATTTATTGTGTTGCATTATTTAACCGGAATGTACGGAATAACGTTTGGATTTCATAGACTTTTATCCCACAAAGGCTTTAAAGCTGCGTTACCTTTAGAGTATACTGCGGCTTTTTTTGGTACTCTCGCTTGCCAAGGAGGACCCATTTCATGGATAGGACAACACCGAGTTCACCATGCCTTTTCTGACAAATCAGAAGACCCTCACAACATCAATAAAGGTTTTTGGCACTCTCATATTGGTTTTATTTTTAACCGAAGAGCAGACCTAAACTCTAGCGAAGAGGTTGCGTATTATTGCCCAGATATTGCAAAAAATAAGTATTATATGTTTCTTGAGAAAAACATGATTCCGATTCAGTTTGCGGTTGGTTTTATGCTACTAGGCTTAGGCGGTATTATTGGCCCAAACCCTGGTTTTGACTGGCATAATGCAATTAGCGTTATGATTTGGGGGATTTTTGTCAGACTTGTTACAGTTTATCATATTACCTGGTTTGTAAACTCAGCAACCCACAAATGGGGTACAAGACCTATTCCAACCAACGACGAGTCCCGTAACAACTGGTGGGTTGGGATTCTAGCGTTTGGTGAAGGTTGGCACAATCACCACCATGCGCAACCACGCTCTGCACGTCATGGCTGGAAATGGTGGCAATTAGACCAAACATGGTTACTCATTAAGTCTTTAGAATTCTTTAAATTAATAAAAGACGTAACGCTTCCCAACACAAGTATTCTAAACAATTCTGTGCAGGTTGCTCAAAATGAAAACTCTAAATTGCATAAAGTTACTGCAAAAACAGGGTATAATACTAAAAAGATTATTTAA
- a CDS encoding M12 family metallopeptidase yields the protein MKVKFRVLLVAFLGFQTISIAKSAEMNKNVMKNFYLNIFENDMLLPPVSGKDSLSAPVPQTALWPDGRVYYKFEPEHYLPEEKKVIRESMKYLESIARVKFVEGGTDNYFIRVVKHDGSGKEYWCSAHVGKLKVSNDWKQILTLGSKCIDKSIILHELLHVLGMHHEQTRHDRDNNIKLLNENFSGGKLHENHNYTRYEDVGSSRFTSYDFDSIMHYHGFSGSNNNLPVLLPTRCYNSYKANPKAYEFYNVQNLQGCDELKKISVWKNDLSEGDKMSLAKMYGPAKFVLPNGHQEVLNACIKENKQSPWLVSVDENTMVHTYYSYKPRDSESCSLTYFMYVKSPEGNWTKTETEEEIIYKQNL from the coding sequence ATGAAAGTTAAATTTAGAGTTTTATTAGTTGCATTTTTAGGGTTCCAAACTATTTCAATAGCTAAATCAGCAGAGATGAATAAAAATGTAATGAAAAATTTTTATTTAAATATATTTGAAAACGATATGCTTTTACCACCGGTAAGCGGAAAAGATAGCCTTAGTGCTCCAGTTCCACAAACTGCTTTGTGGCCAGATGGGAGAGTTTATTATAAATTTGAGCCAGAACATTATTTGCCAGAAGAAAAAAAAGTAATTAGAGAATCAATGAAGTATCTCGAATCAATTGCAAGGGTTAAATTTGTAGAAGGAGGCACTGATAATTATTTTATTAGAGTTGTTAAACATGATGGAAGTGGTAAAGAATATTGGTGTTCAGCACATGTCGGAAAATTGAAAGTATCAAATGATTGGAAACAAATATTAACTTTAGGATCAAAATGCATTGATAAAAGTATCATTCTTCATGAATTATTACACGTTTTAGGAATGCACCACGAACAAACAAGGCATGATAGAGACAATAACATTAAATTATTAAACGAAAATTTTTCTGGCGGTAAACTTCACGAAAATCATAATTATACAAGGTATGAAGATGTAGGCAGTTCTCGTTTTACGAGCTATGACTTTGATTCTATCATGCATTATCATGGTTTTAGTGGTTCAAATAATAATTTACCTGTTTTATTACCAACAAGATGCTATAACAGTTATAAAGCAAATCCTAAAGCCTATGAGTTTTATAATGTTCAAAATTTACAAGGTTGTGATGAATTAAAAAAGATATCTGTTTGGAAAAATGATTTGAGCGAAGGAGATAAAATGTCTTTAGCTAAAATGTATGGACCTGCAAAATTTGTTTTACCAAACGGTCATCAAGAAGTGTTGAATGCATGCATAAAAGAAAATAAACAAAGTCCATGGTTGGTATCAGTAGATGAAAATACTATGGTACACACTTATTATTCTTACAAGCCTAGAGATAGTGAGAGTTGTTCATTGACTTACTTTATGTATGTAAAATCGCCTGAAGGAAATTGGACTAAGACTGAAACTGAAGAAGAAATTATTTATAAGCAAAATTTATAA